The Pantanalinema sp. genome contains a region encoding:
- a CDS encoding type I restriction-modification system subunit M N-terminal domain-containing protein: protein MARGRKVSTSDPAPAQALGFEEKLWAAADKMRGHMDAAEYKHVVLGLLFLKYISDAFAEKHAALEAEAGAE, encoded by the coding sequence GTGGCCCGTGGAAGGAAGGTGTCTACCAGCGATCCTGCGCCTGCTCAAGCCCTTGGGTTCGAGGAGAAGCTGTGGGCCGCTGCCGACAAGATGCGCGGCCACATGGACGCGGCGGAGTACAAGCACGTCGTCCTCGGACTTCTGTTCCTCAAGTACATCTCGGACGCCTTTGCGGAAAAGCATGCTGCCCTGGAAGCAGAGGCCGGGGCTGAG
- a CDS encoding helix-turn-helix transcriptional regulator produces MADLGARLKELREARGLSQRAAAQKLGISHTALRSYEVGRTPDGAYVAIPKRELLIRMAELYQFPAHTLLAIAGRPVDLIGPQPVPSGVEAEAQEVAEVYRRLPEDHRRMLLKVVRAYKDEIPEADTPPPNATDK; encoded by the coding sequence GTGGCGGACCTTGGTGCGCGCCTCAAGGAGCTTCGGGAGGCCCGTGGGCTGAGCCAAAGGGCAGCTGCACAGAAGCTCGGAATCAGTCACACGGCCCTACGGAGCTATGAAGTGGGCCGTACACCGGATGGTGCTTACGTGGCGATCCCGAAGAGGGAACTGCTCATTCGCATGGCCGAGCTGTACCAATTCCCGGCTCACACCCTGCTCGCGATCGCAGGTCGCCCTGTTGACTTGATTGGGCCGCAACCCGTTCCTTCCGGAGTCGAAGCAGAGGCTCAGGAGGTTGCCGAAGTTTACCGCCGCCTTCCTGAAGATCACCGACGGATGCTACTGAAGGTGGTACGGGCCTATAAGGATGAAATCCCGGAGGCCGACACACCGCCACCGAACGCTACAGATAAGTAG
- a CDS encoding helix-turn-helix transcriptional regulator translates to MQSGVLPSAKREGRAITYWRKQTERERSELASRLRQARQEAQLGQREVAKRLGIPQSIVSELENGQRKIDVAELKCLAAMYSKPPGWFLSDLPRGLCEQSPMEAGLDLLRLASVADATRKFNRTTLLRQEDVEGLETVAFLSNISSAKVMWLGDVHLLHSTVLIPLVFRSGTMKQELLAALQRQSTQPSKAASMEADGMLVAEVVEVRIEHCQAQGDYLKFGGWMILRLDSPTQVPLTDRKFEARMSRTRDIEITWLEEALQPSRSNSRRSGKKGQLKPEE, encoded by the coding sequence ATGCAATCAGGTGTCCTACCCTCAGCAAAGAGGGAGGGCAGGGCTATTACCTACTGGCGAAAACAGACTGAACGTGAGCGTTCGGAGCTGGCATCAAGGCTGCGCCAAGCGCGCCAAGAGGCTCAACTGGGCCAGCGTGAAGTCGCTAAGCGACTGGGCATCCCTCAGTCGATTGTCTCAGAACTAGAGAACGGCCAGAGGAAGATCGATGTGGCCGAACTGAAGTGCCTCGCAGCCATGTATTCAAAACCACCTGGCTGGTTCCTTTCAGATCTGCCCCGTGGGCTGTGCGAGCAATCGCCGATGGAGGCCGGACTGGACCTGCTGCGCTTGGCCTCTGTTGCCGACGCCACCCGCAAGTTCAACCGGACCACTCTCCTGCGACAGGAGGATGTGGAGGGGCTAGAGACAGTCGCCTTCCTGAGCAATATCTCGTCCGCTAAAGTCATGTGGCTAGGCGATGTCCACCTCCTCCACTCGACAGTTTTGATCCCGCTGGTGTTTCGATCAGGGACGATGAAGCAGGAGCTACTGGCTGCTCTCCAGCGGCAGAGCACACAGCCAAGCAAGGCCGCCTCAATGGAGGCTGATGGCATGCTCGTCGCAGAGGTTGTCGAGGTTCGCATTGAGCATTGCCAGGCCCAGGGCGACTACCTGAAGTTTGGAGGATGGATGATTCTCAGGCTTGATAGCCCTACCCAGGTTCCGCTTACCGACCGGAAATTTGAAGCACGCATGAGCAGGACTCGAGACATCGAGATCACCTGGCTAGAGGAGGCACTCCAACCGAGCCGCTCGAACTCTCGACGGTCGGGTAAGAAGGGGCAACTGAAGCCAGAAGAATAG
- a CDS encoding recombinase family protein: MADGRYVAYYRVSTQGQGSSGLGLEAQQEAVVSYLNGGGWELVGKYTDVESGTRKGNDRPELKKALAHAKREKATLIIAKLDRLARNVHFITGLMESGVDFVAVDNPTATRFTVQILAVLAEEEARLISVRTKAALQAARKRGAKLGKPENLTDSARRKGAEAAGQKASRTARDEYTAIVPTIMRLRAQGLSLRAIAQHLNQAGEVTRHNKPFEAMTVQRIIKRLGPNA, from the coding sequence TTGGCAGACGGTCGGTATGTTGCCTATTACCGGGTTAGCACCCAAGGCCAGGGCTCCTCAGGTCTTGGCCTAGAGGCCCAGCAGGAGGCTGTCGTCAGCTACCTGAACGGGGGTGGCTGGGAGCTGGTCGGTAAGTACACTGACGTCGAGAGCGGCACCCGCAAGGGGAACGACCGCCCCGAGTTGAAGAAGGCCCTCGCCCACGCCAAGCGCGAGAAGGCCACGCTGATCATCGCCAAGCTCGATCGGCTGGCGCGCAACGTTCACTTCATCACCGGACTCATGGAGAGCGGGGTCGACTTCGTCGCTGTGGACAACCCCACCGCCACCCGCTTCACGGTCCAGATCCTCGCCGTACTGGCCGAGGAGGAAGCGCGGCTGATCTCCGTGCGGACCAAGGCCGCCCTCCAAGCCGCTCGAAAGCGTGGCGCAAAGCTGGGCAAGCCAGAGAACTTGACTGACAGTGCCCGACGTAAGGGAGCCGAGGCGGCAGGCCAGAAGGCTTCCCGCACTGCTCGCGACGAGTACACTGCCATCGTCCCTACGATCATGCGGTTGCGCGCTCAGGGCCTGAGCCTGCGTGCGATCGCCCAACATCTCAACCAGGCCGGTGAGGTCACCCGCCACAACAAGCCCTTCGAGGCCATGACCGTCCAGCGGATCATCAAGCGCCTCGGGCCTAACGCATAG
- a CDS encoding helix-turn-helix domain-containing protein: MKVMKFVDQEFRTVQQVAEQLAVSQNLIYKLIAEGKIGHSRIGTSIRIPSEALREYLEQQYTEAG, from the coding sequence ATGAAAGTGATGAAATTCGTGGACCAGGAGTTCCGCACGGTCCAGCAGGTGGCAGAGCAGCTCGCCGTCTCCCAGAACCTGATCTACAAGCTGATTGCCGAAGGGAAGATCGGTCACTCCCGGATCGGCACTTCGATTCGTATTCCGAGTGAGGCGCTGCGCGAGTATCTCGAACAGCAGTACACCGAGGCTGGCTAG
- a CDS encoding site-specific integrase, producing the protein MARRGRNEGHITKRQDGRWMGVLHLGYEGGKRRRKHFYGKTRAEVSAQLVKAQRDLQLGIKPADGTTTVEQFLDRWLATTAKPKVRPSTFARYAALVRLHIAPQLGNVKLAKLTAEQVQRFMNDKQAAGLSPRTVQYIRAVLFQALKQAVDWDVIGRNVVERTKSPKLPHKEVTPLSKSQVLTFLESIKGDRLEVLYSLVVATGLRQGEALGLTWDDVDFQAGVIRIRNNLQWIEGQFKLVDVKTARSRRTLAVPDVIMKSLKQHRAKQAAEKLRSGAAWKDTLKLVFTTPTGAPIHASNITHHFQRLLADLGLPRQRFHDLRHCCASLLIAENTNMKLVSDHLGHSQIGITMDLYAHVLPDTKREVAKTMNSILTGNH; encoded by the coding sequence ATGGCACGGCGAGGCCGCAACGAAGGCCACATCACGAAGCGGCAAGACGGGCGCTGGATGGGGGTCTTGCATCTCGGGTACGAGGGCGGGAAACGTCGTCGTAAGCACTTTTATGGCAAGACTCGTGCCGAGGTGAGTGCCCAGTTGGTCAAGGCTCAGCGGGACCTTCAACTCGGTATTAAGCCCGCCGATGGCACCACGACGGTCGAGCAGTTCCTCGATCGATGGCTCGCTACGACAGCCAAGCCAAAGGTAAGGCCCTCGACATTTGCTCGTTATGCCGCACTGGTCCGTTTGCACATCGCTCCGCAGCTTGGGAACGTCAAGCTGGCCAAGCTCACCGCCGAGCAAGTTCAGCGATTCATGAACGACAAGCAAGCTGCTGGCTTGTCTCCTCGGACCGTCCAGTACATCCGAGCGGTGCTCTTCCAGGCCCTGAAGCAGGCCGTCGATTGGGACGTGATCGGGCGCAACGTCGTTGAGCGTACCAAGTCCCCGAAGCTTCCCCACAAGGAAGTGACCCCCCTGAGCAAGAGCCAGGTCCTCACATTCCTGGAGAGCATCAAGGGCGATCGCCTTGAGGTCCTGTACTCCCTAGTCGTTGCGACCGGGCTCCGCCAAGGCGAGGCGCTCGGATTGACTTGGGATGACGTCGATTTCCAAGCGGGTGTTATCCGGATTCGGAACAACCTCCAGTGGATCGAAGGCCAGTTTAAGCTGGTGGACGTGAAGACCGCCCGATCCCGGCGAACGCTGGCGGTCCCGGATGTCATCATGAAGAGCCTCAAACAGCACCGAGCCAAGCAAGCAGCCGAGAAGCTACGGTCAGGTGCTGCGTGGAAAGACACGCTGAAGCTGGTCTTCACCACACCAACCGGGGCGCCCATCCACGCCAGTAACATCACTCACCACTTCCAGCGATTGCTGGCCGACCTTGGCCTCCCTCGTCAGCGGTTCCATGATCTGCGCCACTGCTGTGCGAGCCTCCTGATAGCCGAGAATACCAACATGAAATTGGTGTCAGACCATCTCGGCCACAGCCAGATCGGGATCACCATGGATCTGTATGCGCACGTCCTTCCTGACACGAAGCGTGAGGTGGCCAAGACCATGAACTCGATCTTGACCGGGAACCACTGA
- a CDS encoding PAS domain-containing sensor histidine kinase — protein sequence MAGGSSLEPGILQAMLEHAPDAVVVIEESGAIVFVNRQTELYFGYGREELLGKPIELLVPERFRSIHPEYRRGYFSHPAARPMGAGLEPNGRRKDGSEFPIDASLSPIRTDRGLLVMAIVRDISARRRLLGELSRKTADLEDAVRELREADRYKDEFLSVISHELKTPLNFVLGFASMLDEEVEGSLTPDQHEEVKRILEGGQRLLGIANNLIDMAEIVAGRFELSPSWVDYAALVEQVLAELRPLAEAKGLHLEARVDLAGELHLDGQRIHEVLVNLVDNAIKFTPASGAIRVRAFERRGELVTEVQDTGIGISPGDIRKLFHPFRQLDMSATRRAGGTGLGLSLAKAFVEAHGGRIGVRSLPGQGSTFWFEVPLGKPEE from the coding sequence ATGGCTGGCGGTTCGAGCCTGGAGCCCGGCATCCTGCAGGCCATGCTGGAGCATGCGCCCGACGCGGTGGTCGTCATCGAAGAGTCGGGGGCCATCGTCTTCGTGAATCGCCAGACCGAGCTTTACTTCGGCTACGGTCGCGAGGAGCTGCTGGGAAAGCCCATCGAGCTGCTGGTGCCCGAGCGCTTCCGCAGCATCCACCCCGAGTACCGCCGCGGCTACTTCTCCCATCCGGCCGCCCGGCCGATGGGCGCGGGGCTCGAGCCGAACGGGCGCCGCAAGGACGGCAGCGAGTTTCCGATCGATGCCAGCCTCAGCCCGATCAGGACGGATCGCGGGCTTCTGGTGATGGCGATCGTCCGGGACATCTCGGCGCGCCGCCGCCTGCTGGGCGAGCTGTCGCGCAAGACGGCCGACCTGGAGGACGCCGTCCGGGAGCTCAGGGAAGCCGATCGCTACAAGGACGAGTTCCTGTCGGTCATCAGCCACGAGCTCAAGACGCCGCTGAACTTCGTCCTGGGCTTCGCGAGCATGCTGGACGAGGAGGTGGAAGGGAGCCTCACTCCGGATCAGCACGAGGAGGTGAAGCGGATCCTCGAGGGCGGCCAGCGCCTGCTCGGCATCGCCAACAACCTGATCGACATGGCCGAGATCGTGGCGGGGCGATTCGAGCTTTCTCCCTCCTGGGTGGACTACGCGGCGCTGGTCGAGCAGGTCCTCGCCGAGCTGCGGCCGCTGGCCGAGGCCAAGGGCCTTCACCTCGAGGCGCGGGTGGATCTCGCGGGCGAGCTTCACCTGGACGGGCAACGCATCCACGAGGTCCTGGTCAACCTGGTCGACAACGCCATCAAGTTCACGCCCGCGAGCGGCGCTATTCGCGTGCGTGCCTTCGAGCGGCGAGGGGAGCTGGTGACCGAGGTGCAGGACACGGGGATCGGGATTTCGCCCGGGGACATCCGCAAGCTCTTTCACCCCTTCAGGCAGCTCGACATGAGCGCGACGCGCCGGGCCGGCGGGACGGGGCTCGGGCTCAGCCTGGCCAAGGCCTTCGTCGAGGCTCACGGGGGGCGAATCGGGGTTCGCAGCCTGCCGGGCCAGGGCAGCACCTTCTGGTTCGAGGTCCCGCTGGGAAAGCCGGAGGAATAG
- a CDS encoding multicopper oxidase domain-containing protein, with protein sequence MSMRIAAVTLAVIGASILPAEAERVPSATPDAGVVNPRLPPRSAGRTVHFRVVARDAEVAIAGGVRMRAWTFNGTVPAPTLRARVGDTVHVTFINRGSMPHSVDFHAARIDWKTAFRTIAPGQSLEFTFKPRYAGAFLYHCGTPPVLLHMGSGMYGALVVDPSEPLAPAREFVLVYSEFYIRKAGSSWRPDYPRMLMGQADYTAFNGRAFRYRESPLRARVGELVRIYLVNAGPRRECAFHVIGQQFDTLYPAAPPQGALHGVQTYAVPPGGGAVFEILAEQPGTFPFVNHDVGHGDQGAFGLLVVGG encoded by the coding sequence ATGTCCATGAGGATCGCGGCGGTGACCCTGGCCGTGATCGGGGCGTCGATCCTTCCGGCCGAGGCCGAGCGCGTCCCCTCGGCCACGCCCGACGCCGGGGTCGTGAATCCGCGCCTGCCGCCCCGGTCCGCGGGGCGCACGGTCCACTTTCGCGTGGTGGCTCGGGACGCCGAGGTCGCGATCGCGGGAGGCGTGCGCATGCGCGCCTGGACCTTCAACGGCACGGTGCCTGCTCCGACGCTGCGCGCGCGGGTCGGCGACACGGTGCACGTCACGTTCATCAACCGCGGCTCCATGCCTCATTCGGTCGATTTCCACGCGGCGCGCATCGACTGGAAGACCGCCTTTCGCACCATCGCCCCGGGCCAGAGCCTGGAGTTCACCTTCAAGCCGCGTTATGCGGGCGCCTTCCTCTACCACTGCGGGACGCCGCCCGTGCTGCTGCACATGGGCAGCGGCATGTACGGGGCCCTGGTCGTCGATCCGAGCGAGCCGCTTGCGCCGGCGCGCGAATTCGTGCTGGTCTACAGTGAATTCTACATCCGGAAGGCAGGCTCCAGCTGGCGCCCCGATTACCCGCGGATGCTCATGGGCCAGGCCGATTACACGGCCTTCAACGGCCGGGCTTTCCGGTACCGAGAGTCCCCGCTGCGCGCGCGCGTCGGGGAGCTGGTCCGGATCTACCTGGTCAACGCGGGCCCGCGCCGCGAGTGCGCCTTTCACGTGATCGGCCAGCAGTTCGACACGCTCTACCCCGCGGCTCCGCCGCAAGGGGCGCTGCACGGCGTCCAGACCTACGCCGTGCCGCCGGGCGGCGGGGCGGTCTTCGAGATCCTGGCCGAGCAGCCGGGCACCTTCCCGTTCGTGAACCACGACGTCGGTCACGGCGACCAGGGTGCCTTCGGCCTGCTGGTGGTGGGGGGCTAG
- a CDS encoding DUF2249 domain-containing protein gives MSQDNPVVVDVRPIPPREKHPAIFGTFDGLASGESLILVNDHSPTPLLYQFQAERPGQFTWTALEEGPVEWRISIGKN, from the coding sequence ATGAGTCAAGATAACCCCGTCGTCGTGGACGTCCGCCCCATCCCCCCTCGCGAGAAGCACCCCGCCATCTTCGGGACGTTCGATGGCCTCGCCTCGGGCGAGAGCTTGATCCTCGTCAACGACCACAGCCCCACTCCGCTCCTGTACCAGTTCCAGGCGGAGCGCCCCGGGCAGTTCACGTGGACGGCGCTCGAGGAAGGCCCCGTCGAGTGGCGGATCTCGATCGGTAAGAACTAG
- a CDS encoding DUF542 domain-containing protein translates to MTTKPLAELTLHEIMKQNPRAIGVLNAHLLDTCCGEHRTLAQNAKEANASLEAVVAELEKL, encoded by the coding sequence ATGACCACCAAGCCACTCGCCGAGCTCACGCTCCACGAGATCATGAAGCAGAACCCCAGGGCGATCGGCGTCCTGAACGCCCACCTGCTGGACACCTGCTGCGGGGAGCACCGCACCCTCGCGCAGAACGCCAAGGAAGCGAACGCTTCCCTGGAGGCCGTCGTCGCGGAGCTCGAGAAGCTTTAA
- a CDS encoding caspase family protein, translated as MKKNLVALMLSSVAAASALVGCGLPGASMVDGTNGSFKGMSAVTGTKRAFLVGINDYQLQGADLRGCVNDIKNVQANMLPAEGFKAGDMTVVLDQQATRANILAGLKAAVAATKKGDFLYFHYSGHGAQVRDVNGDEPDGMDEIICPTDLAQGAGGFKNAILDDELQSILGQLPAGASMLFVSDSCNSGTVDRNKRVRGLTLANNAKNLDAVSVNAKAMQTFAARANSGAYTLISGCQDDQTSADAYINSTYNGALTYYLVDAYKKGGNAMTYADWHKATVAGIKANRYEQTPNLQGAAAAKIFTIVD; from the coding sequence GTGAAGAAGAACCTCGTCGCCTTGATGCTGTCCTCGGTTGCCGCCGCGAGCGCCCTCGTTGGTTGCGGCCTCCCCGGCGCCTCGATGGTCGACGGCACGAACGGTTCCTTCAAGGGGATGAGCGCCGTCACCGGCACCAAGCGCGCCTTCCTGGTGGGCATCAACGACTACCAGCTGCAGGGCGCCGACCTGCGCGGCTGCGTCAACGACATCAAGAACGTCCAGGCCAACATGCTTCCCGCCGAGGGCTTCAAGGCCGGCGACATGACCGTCGTCCTGGACCAGCAGGCCACCCGCGCCAACATCCTCGCCGGCCTCAAGGCCGCGGTCGCCGCCACCAAGAAGGGCGACTTCCTCTACTTCCACTACTCGGGTCACGGCGCCCAGGTCCGCGACGTGAACGGCGACGAGCCGGACGGCATGGACGAGATCATCTGCCCCACCGACCTGGCCCAGGGCGCGGGCGGCTTCAAGAACGCCATCCTCGACGACGAGCTCCAGAGCATCCTCGGTCAGCTTCCCGCCGGCGCCTCGATGCTGTTCGTCTCGGACTCCTGCAACTCGGGCACCGTTGACCGCAACAAGCGCGTCCGCGGCCTGACCCTCGCCAACAACGCCAAGAACCTCGACGCGGTCAGCGTCAACGCCAAGGCGATGCAGACCTTCGCGGCTCGCGCCAACAGCGGTGCCTACACCCTGATCTCGGGCTGCCAGGACGACCAGACCTCGGCCGACGCCTACATCAACAGCACCTACAACGGTGCGCTGACCTACTACCTGGTCGACGCCTACAAGAAGGGCGGCAACGCGATGACCTACGCCGACTGGCACAAGGCCACCGTCGCCGGCATCAAGGCCAACCGCTACGAGCAGACCCCCAACCTCCAGGGCGCCGCTGCCGCCAAGATCTTCACCATCGTCGACTAA
- a CDS encoding caspase family protein, giving the protein MKKNLVALMLSSVAAASALVGCGLPSASMVDGTNGSFKGMSAVTGTKRAFLVGINDYQLEGADLRGCVNDIKNVQANMLPAEGFKAGDMTVVLDQQATRENILAGLKAAVAATKKGDFLYFHYSGHGAQVPDTNGDEPDGKDEIICPTDLARGNGTFKNAILDDEIQSILGQLPAGASMLFVSDSCNSGTVDRNKRVRGLDLGSNLRNLDTVNVNTTAMKKFAQRANSGAYTLISGCQDDQTSADAYINSTYNGALTYYLVDAYKKGGNAMTYADWHKATVAGIKANRYSQTPNLQGAANATIFSIVD; this is encoded by the coding sequence GTGAAGAAGAACCTCGTCGCCTTGATGTTGTCCTCGGTTGCCGCCGCGAGCGCCCTCGTTGGTTGCGGCCTCCCCAGCGCCTCGATGGTCGACGGCACGAACGGTTCCTTCAAGGGGATGAGCGCCGTCACCGGCACCAAGCGCGCCTTCCTGGTGGGCATCAACGACTACCAGCTGGAGGGCGCCGACCTGCGCGGCTGCGTCAACGACATCAAGAACGTCCAGGCCAACATGCTTCCCGCCGAGGGCTTCAAGGCCGGCGACATGACCGTCGTCCTCGACCAGCAGGCCACCCGCGAGAACATCCTCGCCGGCCTCAAGGCCGCGGTCGCCGCCACCAAGAAGGGCGACTTCCTCTACTTCCACTACTCGGGTCACGGCGCCCAGGTGCCCGACACCAACGGCGACGAGCCGGACGGCAAGGACGAGATCATCTGCCCCACCGACCTCGCCCGCGGCAACGGCACCTTCAAGAACGCCATCCTGGATGACGAGATCCAGAGCATCCTCGGTCAGCTTCCCGCCGGCGCCTCGATGCTGTTCGTCTCGGATTCCTGCAACTCGGGCACCGTCGATCGCAACAAGCGCGTCCGCGGCCTCGACCTCGGCTCGAACCTCCGCAACCTCGACACCGTCAACGTCAACACGACCGCGATGAAGAAGTTCGCCCAGCGCGCCAACAGCGGCGCCTACACCCTGATCTCGGGCTGCCAGGACGACCAGACCTCGGCCGACGCCTACATCAACAGCACCTACAACGGCGCGCTGACCTACTACCTCGTCGACGCCTACAAGAAGGGCGGCAACGCGATGACCTATGCCGACTGGCACAAGGCCACCGTCGCCGGCATCAAGGCCAACCGCTACTCGCAGACCCCCAACCTGCAGGGTGCTGCCAACGCCACGATCTTCTCGATCGTCGACTAG
- a CDS encoding sulfite exporter TauE/SafE family protein: MIPLWAAFSLGFLFSFAHCLGMCGGIVAAYSATLPAGGRGDWGVHLLYNLGRTCSYAVIGLFAGALGSAVALGGRLAGVQGALSIAAGILMVLLGLGLLGWRRLSPESLPSLAEAAWFKALFRRAMALDPRARAFGVGVLNGWLPCGMVYSGAAIAATTGSAVAGGLTMASFGLGTLPAMLLLGLIAYRLGVTIRQRLQQLGALVLIGIGLLTVFRGLA; encoded by the coding sequence ATGATCCCCCTCTGGGCGGCCTTCTCGCTGGGCTTTCTCTTCAGCTTCGCCCACTGCCTGGGCATGTGCGGCGGCATCGTCGCCGCCTACTCCGCGACCCTGCCCGCGGGCGGGCGCGGCGACTGGGGCGTCCATCTCCTGTACAACCTGGGCCGGACCTGCTCCTATGCCGTGATCGGGCTCTTCGCGGGGGCCCTCGGCTCCGCCGTCGCGCTCGGCGGCCGGCTGGCGGGGGTGCAGGGCGCCCTGAGCATCGCGGCCGGCATCCTGATGGTCCTGTTGGGCCTGGGGCTTCTGGGCTGGCGTCGCCTGAGCCCGGAGTCCCTGCCCTCCCTGGCCGAGGCCGCCTGGTTCAAGGCGCTCTTTCGCCGGGCGATGGCGCTCGATCCGCGCGCGCGGGCCTTCGGGGTCGGGGTGCTGAACGGCTGGCTGCCCTGCGGCATGGTCTACAGCGGGGCGGCGATCGCGGCCACCACCGGCTCGGCCGTCGCGGGCGGCCTCACCATGGCGAGCTTCGGGCTGGGCACCCTGCCCGCGATGCTGCTGCTCGGCCTCATCGCCTATCGCCTCGGGGTGACGATCCGGCAGCGCCTGCAGCAGCTTGGCGCGCTCGTGCTGATCGGGATCGGGTTGCTCACCGTTTTCCGGGGCCTGGCCTGA
- a CDS encoding FixH family protein, translating into MAGIKPSLPAPRARLGALVLLVILLVGGVILSRYAIGAMRASQAPAGELRLSISPVQDLVPFKTMPFEVTVRTAEGLPLEGAEVRFDLTMPEMAMPLNRFAARPVAGRPGLYRGEGSFTMGGHWLIEATARRGEQSGVGSRHVEIRGR; encoded by the coding sequence ATGGCCGGTATCAAGCCCTCTCTCCCCGCTCCCCGCGCCCGGCTCGGGGCGCTCGTCCTTTTGGTGATCCTCCTGGTCGGGGGGGTGATCCTCTCCCGCTACGCGATCGGCGCGATGCGCGCCTCGCAGGCTCCTGCGGGTGAGCTGCGCCTTTCGATCTCCCCGGTCCAGGACCTTGTTCCCTTCAAGACCATGCCCTTCGAGGTCACCGTCCGGACGGCGGAAGGCCTGCCGCTCGAGGGCGCCGAGGTCCGCTTCGACCTGACCATGCCCGAGATGGCGATGCCCCTCAACCGCTTCGCCGCCCGGCCGGTGGCGGGCCGGCCGGGTCTGTACCGGGGCGAGGGAAGCTTCACCATGGGCGGCCACTGGCTGATCGAGGCCACCGCGCGCCGTGGCGAGCAGAGCGGGGTGGGGAGCCGGCACGTCGAGATCCGCGGCCGATGA